CTTGTCTGTCTTCCCGTTCCGGCGTGCCCTGGATGTCGAACCAGACGGAAGAGTCCGGATGCAGGTCGAACATGCGGACGAACGAGGGCGGCGGAATCCCGTCGAATGAGGGCTCATCCCAGACGAGCGCTTCCAGGGTGTCCACAAGTTGTGCGAAGAGGGTAGCCTCCCGGGACTCCACCGTCATCCGGCGATCCCACTCCGACAGGAACCGCACCCGTTCAGCGGAAGCGGCAAGCAGCCCGTCCAACTCCGCGAGGACCGGTACGAGATAATCCGCCTGCTTCGCATAAACGTCGGCCTGATACGTCTTCAGATCCCCCACGCCGTGGCGTTCAGCGGCTGTCATCAATTCGTGGATGCGTTGGCTACGATGGATGGGCTCCCAATTGGTGCCGAGGTACCACGGATAGTCAGCGCCAGCCGGTCGTTGATTCGTTGAGCTGACCCATCCCGAACCGGGATTATGCATGACCGGCAACGCATCGAAGGGAACACGCCCTACCCACTCGGTCGAAGACGAGGTGCCATCCAGGATCCCGGCACCACTTCCGGTCCCGCGTATGGGCAGATACCCGGTCGAACGCAACGAGATGATGGAATCCCGGCCCGCATACAGGATGTTCTGCATGGGATAGTCCCACGAACGCGTGGCTTCCTCGAATGAAGCATGGTCGACCGCCTTGTTCATGAGCAGAAAGGCTTCGAGCGTCCGACCGTATTCATGACCGACCCAGCGGATGGCCAGGGTTCGGTCCCCTGCCGTGCGAACAGGACCGTGGTGAGACCAGCGGACTCCGTGCACGACATCGGGCCCTCCGTGGACCCTGATCGTGTCGACGACAGACACCAGGGGCTTCCACTGGCCATCGTGCAGATATCGCTCCCCGGTTTCGTCCAGTTGGAGCAGGTACGTATCCAGTTGATCCGTCCCGGTGTTGGTGAACGCCCACGCGTGCGTCTCCGTGATGCCCTCAATGATGGCGGGAGCGCTGGGAAACGTGACGCCGTACGAATTCGACTCCGGCGTCACCACGTGCACTTCATACCAGATAGCGGGCAGGGACAGGTTCAGATGCATGTCTCCGGCCAGAATAGGCATGCCCGTGAGGGACCGGTGCCCATTGACCGCCCAGTTGTTCGACCCCTTTCCGGGACGGAGTCCTTCGGCCAAGCCGTCCAACACTGCATGCGTTCCCTTGTCCATCACGCTGCTCACAGATGCAACGGCCGTGCCCGTCTCCGGACTGCCCGTCCCTTCATCCGTGCGAGACGAACCGATATGACTTCCCGAAGGCACGATGTACTTCTCGTGGGTCGAGAATTCCGGGTACAACGCCCGGAACCCGTCACCACCCAACCGCTGACGTGCCAGATCCAGCGGTACATCATCACTCCGGAAGCTGAGGTCATAAGCCATGAATGAAAACAGGGCCTGTGTGTGTTCGGGCGTGACCCGGGACGGGCCACGCCCGAACAACCGGAATTCGAATGGCCATTCCGAGCGGGACAGACTCTCGACCCAGGCGTTGGCCCCCTGCACATACCACTCCGTGTGGCTCCGTACCGCCGACGTTTCGGCCATCAGGAGCTCCGTATTGTTCCGAACGGCGTGCACCATTCCGATGTCCCGGAAATACCGGTCCTGCTCGACGGCCGCCGGACCGAGCAATTCGGCAAGACGGCCGGTGGCGGCCCGCCAGATGAATTCCATCTCGAAGAGGCGATCCCGTGCCACGACGTACCCAAGCGCGATGGTTGCATCCTTTTCACTCCCGGCGTGGATATGGGGCACACCGCGGGCATCCACCTCCACGTGGACCGGTGCATCCATCCCGTCCAGGAACAACGACGAGGAAACATGGGGCACGGCATGGCGAGCCGTTGCGTACAGTCCATCCACTGGATCGAGCAAGGGTCCCAATCGAAACGTCCCAGCCAGCGGCAGAAAGAGCAATCCGACGAGACCGATCGTAATGCCTCCAGCAACAATGGTCACCAATCCCTTCATCGAATCGGTTCTGCGTTCTGGTCGCGCACTGCGGACGCGGGAGCGGGAGCAGGAGCGGGTGCCGCTCGAGCCCAGATTTCCTCTGCGGCATTGGCGTAGTCGACCGCACCACGGGCGTGTGGACTGCGATCGAATACCGTGAGGCCATCCGAATTGGTCACCGAGAGCGTGGTGCACGTCCGGATGATGCTGTGACACACGTGCTCGCCATATTTGTCACGCATGTATTTCCGGAAGGAATGATGATTCCGCTTGCGGGCATCGACCATCGTGAAAAGGAAGCTGGGCTCTGCGAGCGACGGGTTCAGTTTCTTGGAAACCATGCGCGCCGTTTGCCAGGTCTGTTCGGCACCAACCACGGGTTGATACTCTGGAAGAACCGGAACCAACACATGATCACTGGCGGCCAGCGCGTTCAGGCTGTACACGGTAACGGCAGCAGCCGTATCGAACAGCAGGACGTCGTATCCGGAAACATCCCGCTGGACGAATTCACGGGCCCAAAGCACGTCCACCGGTCGGGTCAACTTCCGGATACCGGATGACAATGCCGGGGAAGAGGGAAGCAGATTGAACGATGCCAACTCCAGAATACCCGGCCGATGGCCATCTTTCATGTCCGGATCGAAAATAACCACGGACGACCGGGTCGGGTCCGGTTCGGGCACGCCCATCATCCGCGTCAGGAAACCCTGGGGATCCAGGTCGACAACCAGTACATTGAGGCCACTCAAACCAAGGGCAGCGGCCAGATTGATGGAAGAAGTGGTTTTACCCGTCCCCCCCTTGTGGTTGCAAACCGTGAGCGTGAGCATGCAGACTGGATTGAGTGTAACACGACGGGGGCGCAAGTTAGGGCCTGAAATCGCGATGTCAAACCCTGAGCGCCAGGTACCATGAAGCACATTCCTCCGTCCTGGATGTGGGCCATGGTCAGTGGGTTGATGGTCGGCGCTTCGTTTCCACCCTCCCTCCTGCCCATCACGGCCGGTCCGGGCCTGGTGGTGTTCCTGTTCGTCATGCGGCGGCAGGAAGATGACACCAATCCCGCCATACCCATCCTCCTGCATATGATGGCAGCCTGGGGTTGGGCGTTCTCGTGGGTCGGCTTCCATGCTGTGCCACATGTGTCCGCGACGTCGATGCTGGTGCTGCTGGCCCTCATCATGCTGGCGACGGCGGCGTCAACCGCCGGTTTCAACTGGGCCGGACTTCCCGGCCTGGCCACGGGACACCTCGCCCTGGAGGGATTGCTGACATACGGACCTGTTTCCATGCCTTGGGTCTCGTCGGGATTCACGGTCAGCGGGACGGTTCTGGCGCCACTGGTTTCGCTGTTCGGAATAGCCGGAACGTCCGTCCTGCTCTGGACGTCGGCCTTGGCCCTCGTCGCGCGCAAGGGGAAACACAGACCGTGGACCAGGATGGTGGCGGTGGCGGCATTCATGTCCCTGTTCACCTTTCTTGGGTCTCATCTCCCCGGGTCCGATGTCACGACTCCCCTGCAGGATCCATTGAACGTGCGGATCGTCCAGCCGAACATGACACCCGACACCTGGGCAGACGTTCAGTCATCGACCCGGGTGGATTCACTGCTGCGTCTGTCCAGCGGATCGGCGGTCGACCTCACCGTTTGGCCCGAGACGGCATTACCGAAGACACCTGCCGACCCGTTGCCGTGGAGGGACTCTGGGGCCGGGTACGGTCCCCGGGGTCCGCTCCCGTTGCCCCTGTTGTCGGGCGGCATCCTGTCCCGGTCGGATACCGCTCCCTGGAATGCAGCAATCCTGTTGATGCCGGACAAGGTGGCAGAGGTCTATGCAAAACAGGAATTGGTACCGTTTGCCGAGTATGTGCCGGGAAGCCGGTGGATATCCGCTCTGTCGGCGCTGGCGGTGGATGCCGGAGGCGTACCGGGATACGCACCCGGTGATCATTCGTCATATTGGACCGTGAACGGATGGACATTGGCCCCCATGATCTGCTTCGAAAGTGTTTTTGCCCTACTGGCCCGAAGACACGCCCGGGAAGGCGCCGATGTACTGGTTGTCCTGTCACAGACCGGATGGTGGTCGCTGCCGCGGGCGGCCCATCAGCACATGGCCTACTCCTCGCTCACGGCCCGAAGTGTGGGTCTGCCGTTGATCGTATCCAGCGTGAATGGTCCCAGCGGTGTTATCGGTGCTCGCGGGAAGGCAACGAAGACCATTCCGCAGGGCGTCCAGGCCACGAGAACCTTCACGGTGCCTTCCGTGAAAGTGGCGACCCCGTACTCCGTCGTGGGTGATTGGCCGGCATGGGTTATCTTTGGATCACTCATCCTCGCCTCAGTCCGGAATCGTCGACTCCGACGCGCGTCCTCCGATCCATGATCCTGTCCACACCCTTCATCCTTGCATCGGCCAGCCCGCGTCGGCGCGATCTGTTGCGCGTTTTCGGTTTCCCGTTTGAGGTCATTCCGTCCAGTACGGCAGAGGTGCATGTGCCGGGAGAAACACCTGATTCCCTCGTCCGGCGCCTGGCGTCCGAAAAGGCCAGGGAGGTCTCTTATTCGCATGAAGACGCGCTCGTTCTGGGAGCAGATACGGTCGTGGTCCTGGACGGCGCAATCCTCGGAAAGCCGGAGGATGCCGACGACGCCCGTGCCATGCTGGCACGTTTGTCCGGCCGAACGCATGTGGTGTATACGGGAATAGCGCTTGAGCATGGTCGCTCGAGGCGGAGTGTTTCGCACGCAAGCCGGACGCACGTCACCATGGATGTGCTGTCACCGGACGAGATCGCCGACTATGTTTCCGGAGGCTCCCCGATGGACAAGGCGGGTGCGTACGGTATCCAGGAAGACCGGGGGGCCATGTTCGTTGCCGGAATTGAAGGCGATTACTACACCGTCGTTGGGCTTCCGTTGAACGCACTGTACCGGATCCTG
The Rhodothermales bacterium genome window above contains:
- a CDS encoding penicillin acylase family protein, coding for MPHVSSSLFLDGMDAPVHVEVDARGVPHIHAGSEKDATIALGYVVARDRLFEMEFIWRAATGRLAELLGPAAVEQDRYFRDIGMVHAVRNNTELLMAETSAVRSHTEWYVQGANAWVESLSRSEWPFEFRLFGRGPSRVTPEHTQALFSFMAYDLSFRSDDVPLDLARQRLGGDGFRALYPEFSTHEKYIVPSGSHIGSSRTDEGTGSPETGTAVASVSSVMDKGTHAVLDGLAEGLRPGKGSNNWAVNGHRSLTGMPILAGDMHLNLSLPAIWYEVHVVTPESNSYGVTFPSAPAIIEGITETHAWAFTNTGTDQLDTYLLQLDETGERYLHDGQWKPLVSVVDTIRVHGGPDVVHGVRWSHHGPVRTAGDRTLAIRWVGHEYGRTLEAFLLMNKAVDHASFEEATRSWDYPMQNILYAGRDSIISLRSTGYLPIRGTGSGAGILDGTSSSTEWVGRVPFDALPVMHNPGSGWVSSTNQRPAGADYPWYLGTNWEPIHRSQRIHELMTAAERHGVGDLKTYQADVYAKQADYLVPVLAELDGLLAASAERVRFLSEWDRRMTVESREATLFAQLVDTLEALVWDEPSFDGIPPPSFVRMFDLHPDSSVWFDIQGTPEREDRQAVLKAALSRLDELHEVPPWGQVHTLRMRHLTRSTALRPLWREGMPYPGWRETLSPADGMAATHSASWRVVVDLSTQPPTAWGVYPGGQSGNPFSRLYDAHVTTFTSFEYYPLNLSRTSPRDTSQ
- a CDS encoding ParA family protein, yielding MLTLTVCNHKGGTGKTTSSINLAAALGLSGLNVLVVDLDPQGFLTRMMGVPEPDPTRSSVVIFDPDMKDGHRPGILELASFNLLPSSPALSSGIRKLTRPVDVLWAREFVQRDVSGYDVLLFDTAAAVTVYSLNALAASDHVLVPVLPEYQPVVGAEQTWQTARMVSKKLNPSLAEPSFLFTMVDARKRNHHSFRKYMRDKYGEHVCHSIIRTCTTLSVTNSDGLTVFDRSPHARGAVDYANAAEEIWARAAPAPAPAPASAVRDQNAEPIR
- the lnt gene encoding apolipoprotein N-acyltransferase, encoding MKHIPPSWMWAMVSGLMVGASFPPSLLPITAGPGLVVFLFVMRRQEDDTNPAIPILLHMMAAWGWAFSWVGFHAVPHVSATSMLVLLALIMLATAASTAGFNWAGLPGLATGHLALEGLLTYGPVSMPWVSSGFTVSGTVLAPLVSLFGIAGTSVLLWTSALALVARKGKHRPWTRMVAVAAFMSLFTFLGSHLPGSDVTTPLQDPLNVRIVQPNMTPDTWADVQSSTRVDSLLRLSSGSAVDLTVWPETALPKTPADPLPWRDSGAGYGPRGPLPLPLLSGGILSRSDTAPWNAAILLMPDKVAEVYAKQELVPFAEYVPGSRWISALSALAVDAGGVPGYAPGDHSSYWTVNGWTLAPMICFESVFALLARRHAREGADVLVVLSQTGWWSLPRAAHQHMAYSSLTARSVGLPLIVSSVNGPSGVIGARGKATKTIPQGVQATRTFTVPSVKVATPYSVVGDWPAWVIFGSLILASVRNRRLRRASSDP
- a CDS encoding Maf family protein; translation: MILSTPFILASASPRRRDLLRVFGFPFEVIPSSTAEVHVPGETPDSLVRRLASEKAREVSYSHEDALVLGADTVVVLDGAILGKPEDADDARAMLARLSGRTHVVYTGIALEHGRSRRSVSHASRTHVTMDVLSPDEIADYVSGGSPMDKAGAYGIQEDRGAMFVAGIEGDYYTVVGLPLNALYRILLRDFADLIVRASP